The DNA window CGAGGCCGCCGAGGTGGAACTTCGGGTTTTCGGTGAGCCGTACGATGAACGGCACCTCGTCCTGCGAGTTGCCGATCTCCATCAGGCTCGAGTAGGCCTCGCGGAGTGTGACTTCATCGTCACTCAGCTTGGTGATCCAGGTTTTGAGGAACTCGCTGAACTTCTTGTCATCGGTCGCGCCCGGGCGTTCGGCCGGTTCATCGACTTCGTGATGCTCGGGATCGGAACTCATGGTCGGGGAGGTTGGCGGGTTTCAGACCGTCCGGATGACCTCGCTGATGTCGAAGCGGGCCTTGGGTCGCTCGATCGAGTGATCGTCTGGAGACCGGTAGCCCGCGGCGCAGCCGACGCTGGTGGCGTAGCCGGTGCCTTCGAGGCCGAGGATGCGGTCATAGCTTTTCGGATCGAGTCCCTCGAGCGGACAGGTGTCAACGCCGAGCACGGCGGCGGAGGTCATGAACTGGCCGAGCGCGATGTACGTCTGTCGCGTGTTCCATGCGTGACGTTGTTCGGGGGTCATGTTGTTGGCGAAGCCGTCGATGACTTTGCCGAAACCCTCGAGGTCGGCCGGGTCTTGCCCCTGGACTTCGGCGAGACGCGTCACCCAGCGTTTGGTGTCGTCAGGGGTGACGTCGGTGCGGGTGGTGAATACGACCAGCTTGTCGGCATCGCTGACTTGCGATTGTCCCCACGAAACTTCGCGCAGTTGAGCGCGGGTGTTGGCGTCCTCGACGACGATGAACTGCCATGGTTGCAGGCCGAAGGATGACGGAGCGAGCAACAGCGACTGGAGCAGTGCGTCCCACGTTTCGGTCGGGATCGACTTCGAGGCGTCGAAGGCTTTGGTGGCGTAGCGCCACTGGAGGGCGGTGGTGAGATCGGATGGGGACATCGAGCGTGGAGGTGGGAGCGAGGAGCTTGGAGTTTGATAAGGGAAGAGGGCTGAGCCTTGGACTGACAAGTGCGATACCATCGGGATTCGTCAAGAACCGGAGTGGGTATCCGCGCCCGGGAAGGAAATCTCCGTCGTCCAGCGATCGAATTTCTACCCGAACGGGTGCCGGTTTCAGAACCGGCGCTCCATCGCCGGGGTTCCGGGGCGCGATCGGAGTCGCGCGGTCCGTCGGATCTCCGACTCCTTGCTCCGAGCTCCCTGCTCCCCGCTGTTACTGGGCGTCGAGGCTGAGGGGCAGGGAGGCGGACGGGAAGTCCTTGAGGGTGAAGGCGAGCACGACGCCGTATTCCTCATCCACGCGGTTGTCGCGGGCGGTGAAGCCGAGCGAGGCGACCCAGTGGTTGAAGTCGCGGTGGACGGTGTACTGTTGGACTTCGAGCGTGCCGTCGTCGAGCTCCCAGATCTGCGTGGCGCCAAGGCCCCACTTGTCGTTGAGGCGGACGTAGCCGCGCAGATCGATGCGGTTGGAGTCGACGAGGATCGGGTGGTTGTTGAGGTTGCGGCTGGCGATCGAGAACTCGACGTTCTCGTTCGGCATGAAGCGGAGCCGTGCGCTGACTTCCGAGAAACCGGAGCCGTCATCGAAAATCGGGAACTGGGTTTCGAGGCGCAGGCCGAGCCACGGCAGCGGGTTCCAGTTGAGGTCGTTGTAGAGGTTCGAGAAGCTGCGGTTCAGCTCGGGGTCCTCGAAGAATCCGTCCATGTAGGTGTCGAGATACAGCCACTCGTAGCTCTGGCCGTCGCGACGCGTGATCAGTCGGTTGCGCATGCCGAAGCGGATGATCGACCAGTCGCGCAGCGAATCGATCGCGGTGAAGCGGTTCGGTGCCAGCGTCCGCGGCCGGGTGGTGAAGTTCTCGCGGTCGATGACCGGGAACAGGGCGTCGAGGTCGTCGGTGTTGACGTAGGAAAAGCGGACGTAGGGCTGGAAGACGTGGAGCAGTCCGTCGAGACCCCAGTCGCGGTCGCGGTAGTCGCCGAAGTCGCGGCTGAATTTCACCGACGCTTCGGCGCCGGCGTAGAGGTGCGTGCGGCTGATCGAGGTCGCGGGTCCGCTGACAGCGCCGTAGCGGCTGAAGCCGGCGCCGACTTCCGGGGTGAAGTTCAGCCACCCGCCGAGCTTCATCGGCAAGGAGAACTCTTGGTAGGTGTGGAAGCGGTTGTACGACGGAGCCAGTAGCTGGGTGGTCAGTGACGGAATCGCCGGGCTGCCGGGAGGCAGCGCGCGGATCAGGCGCACGAGCTGGCGTTCGTAGGTGGGAAGGCGGTCGTAAAGGGTGGGGATCAGCGGGCTGGCCGCGGGCAGTGCGAGGAGGGCGCGGGCGGTCGATTGGGCGTCGCTGCCGATTTCCTCCTGGACGATGCCGAGGGTCGTCTGGCCTTCGTGAAGGATCGGGCTGCCGAAGATCGGGCGCCGCGCCTGGTCGAAGGAGATCTCGGCCCGCGAATCGGAGCGGTAGAAGTCGTTCGGGCGGACGCGGCCGAGGACGCCGAAGAGCGAGGTGTCGCTGTGGCGGAACAAGCCGATCGTGTTATCCGGCGCCGGGTCGGTGCGGAACAGGCGCGGGTCGAAGTCCTCGAGGTAGTATTTGTCGCTGAGCGCGTTGAGGTTGGTGTCGACGCGCCACGTTTCGCCATCCTCGAAAGGCAGCGGCACGCGGTACTGCAGCCGGGCGTGCCAGCGGTCCTCGTTGACGTCGGTCCGTGGCAGGCCGGTGCGGCTGAGGGTCGGGTCGAGATCGTTGGCGTAGTATAGTGAGAATCCGGTGAGGTTCGGATTGCCGTCCTGGCGGCGGTCGATCAGGTCGACGCCGGCGCCGATGCCGCGCTTCGAGCGAAGGTCGAAGTTCCACCGCGAGAGCAGCCATGCGTCTTCGCCGCTGACGCTGTCACTTTCGCCCAGCATGATGCCGTAGCTGTTGAGCAGGTAGACGCCCCAGTTCGAACGGGCACCGGGGGTGAAATGGTAGCCGAGGTCGCCGTCGAGCGGTTGCGACAGGTAGGGCAGCCAGAAGATCGGCGTCTCTCCGGCATACAGCTTCATGTTGCGGAAGGTGATCCGGTCGTCGGGGTAGACGGTCGTCTCGTCGGCCCGGACCCAGAAGCCGGGGTCCTCGACATCGTGCGTCGTGATGCCGGCGTCGCGGCCGACGAAGACCTGCTCACCGTCGCGTTCCTCGACCGTGAAGCCGCCGGCTTCGAGCAGCAGCGGATCGACGCCGGTCCGGAGATTCGAGGCGTCGATCTTCTTCTGGTCCATCAGGTAGACGACCCGCTCGCCGCGCTGGAGCGTGGCACCTTGGTAAATGCTGACGTTGCCGGTGAGCGTGACGGTGCGCTTGGCGTCGTCGAGCACCCCGTGATCGGCGAAGATCTCGACTCCGGTCTCGGTCTTCAGCTTCACGTTGCCGTCAACCTTGAGCAGCTTGTTCTTGCCGTCGTAGGCGCCCTTGTTGGCGCGCAGGCTCATGCCCGTGTCGGCGACCGCGCTGACCGCGCCGCGCGAGGTCAGGGTCTCGGTGTCCTTCTTGTAATCGGCACCGCCGGAGAACTCGAGGGCGACCGATTCGGGCTTGGCGGGTGCGAGTTCCTCGGCGTCGAGCAGGTCGGCATCGGTCGGCAGCGGCACCGGCGCCACCGGGGCGATCGGAGCGGGCTCGTTTTCGTCGGGGAGAAGGTCCTGGGCGGCGACCGGGAGCAGGGAGGAAAGCAGGAAGGTGGCGAGCCTCATCGGGTGAGGATCAGACGGTCAGACCGGCCTCAAGTAAAGGTGGAAAGCGGCGGAGCGCTCCATGTTCGGACTCAGGTTCGCGTTGCGCGCGGCCCGATGCGGGGGATCATGGGGGCGTATGGCAGACGAGAAGCGAACGGTCGGCATCGTCGGGGCGTCGGGGTTCATCGGCGGCGAGGTCGCGCGCCAGGCGTCGGCCCTCGGATGGCGAGTGGTCGGATTCAGCCGCAGTCCGCAGGAGCCGGGCGACGGCATCAATGAATGGAGGAAATGGTCGGAGGTCCCGGACCTCTCGGGCTTGCGGGTGGTGGTGAACCTAGCCGGCGAGCCGGTCGACCAGCGCTGGACGGAGTCGGCGAAGCGGCGATTCCACGAAAGCCGGGTCGGGGTGACCGAGATCCTGACCCGCGCCATGCTGACCTCGCCGGTGCCGGTTCTGATCAATGGCTCTGCCGTCGGCTTTTACGGTGATCGCGGCGACGAGGTGCTCGATGAGTCGGCCGCGGCCGGCGACGGCTACCTGGCCGACCTCTGCCGCGAGTGGGAGTCCGCTGCCGACGCGGCCCCGGACGCGACCCGCGTGGTCAAGCTGAGGACCGGAGTGGTGCTCGGCAGCGGTGGCGCGGCTTGGAAGAAGATGCGCACGGTTTTCGGCTTCGGGCTCGGCGGCCGGTTCGGTGACGGGCGGCAGTGGATGCCGTGGATCCACGTCGCCGATCTCGCGGGAGGGATCGTCCATCTGCTTGATGCGGATCTCGACGGGTCAGTCAATGGCTCCGCCCCCGAACCCGAGCGGAATGCCGAATTCACCCGCAAACTCGCCTCCGCCCTGAACCGCCCGGCGTTCTTCCATGCGCCCGCGTGGGGTCTGAAACTCGGACTGGGGGATTTCGCCAGCGCCTTGCTCGCCAGTCAGCGGGCCGTCCCGAATGCCCTGCTCCGCAGTGGCTTCCGGTTCCGCTACCCGACCCTCGAGTCGGCGTTGGCGGAGCTGGTTTGACCCTTCGGTAGCTTGGATGGAACCGCGAAAAACGCGAAAATCCGCGAAAACGGGATTGGGAAGGAGATAGGGTCGGCGGAACGCGTCGGCGGTGTTCGGGTTTCCGGGATGAAGCCCACGTCTTTGGATTCATTCATTCGTGGGTTTCGCGTTTTTCGCGGTTCCTTCACCTCGCCGGGCGAATCGATGACGAGGCGTTGCCCGCCGATTGCGCTTGCGGGACGTGCGGCGGGGGGATTGGGTTTTTCCCGCTACCATGGCCGCTCCGCAGAACAAAATCGCGCTGGTCTTCGACTACGACCAGACCCTGAGTCCGCGCTACATGCAGGACGACGTGATGTTCCCGGAATTCGGGATCGATCCGGCGCAGTTCTGGCAGAAGTGCAACAACCTCGTGAAGGAGTCGCAGTGGGACGGCGAACTGGCCTACCTGAAGTGCCTGCTCGACTACCTCGAGATGGATCAGGTGACGAACGCCAAGCTTCGCGAGCTCGGCGCGGGCCTGAATTTCTTCCCCGGCATCCCGGAGATCTTCGACGAGCTGCCGGCGCGGATCC is part of the Haloferula helveola genome and encodes:
- a CDS encoding NAD(P)H-dependent oxidoreductase, whose product is MSPSDLTTALQWRYATKAFDASKSIPTETWDALLQSLLLAPSSFGLQPWQFIVVEDANTRAQLREVSWGQSQVSDADKLVVFTTRTDVTPDDTKRWVTRLAEVQGQDPADLEGFGKVIDGFANNMTPEQRHAWNTRQTYIALGQFMTSAAVLGVDTCPLEGLDPKSYDRILGLEGTGYATSVGCAAGYRSPDDHSIERPKARFDISEVIRTV
- a CDS encoding LPS-assembly protein LptD, with the translated sequence MRLATFLLSSLLPVAAQDLLPDENEPAPIAPVAPVPLPTDADLLDAEELAPAKPESVALEFSGGADYKKDTETLTSRGAVSAVADTGMSLRANKGAYDGKNKLLKVDGNVKLKTETGVEIFADHGVLDDAKRTVTLTGNVSIYQGATLQRGERVVYLMDQKKIDASNLRTGVDPLLLEAGGFTVEERDGEQVFVGRDAGITTHDVEDPGFWVRADETTVYPDDRITFRNMKLYAGETPIFWLPYLSQPLDGDLGYHFTPGARSNWGVYLLNSYGIMLGESDSVSGEDAWLLSRWNFDLRSKRGIGAGVDLIDRRQDGNPNLTGFSLYYANDLDPTLSRTGLPRTDVNEDRWHARLQYRVPLPFEDGETWRVDTNLNALSDKYYLEDFDPRLFRTDPAPDNTIGLFRHSDTSLFGVLGRVRPNDFYRSDSRAEISFDQARRPIFGSPILHEGQTTLGIVQEEIGSDAQSTARALLALPAASPLIPTLYDRLPTYERQLVRLIRALPPGSPAIPSLTTQLLAPSYNRFHTYQEFSLPMKLGGWLNFTPEVGAGFSRYGAVSGPATSISRTHLYAGAEASVKFSRDFGDYRDRDWGLDGLLHVFQPYVRFSYVNTDDLDALFPVIDRENFTTRPRTLAPNRFTAIDSLRDWSIIRFGMRNRLITRRDGQSYEWLYLDTYMDGFFEDPELNRSFSNLYNDLNWNPLPWLGLRLETQFPIFDDGSGFSEVSARLRFMPNENVEFSIASRNLNNHPILVDSNRIDLRGYVRLNDKWGLGATQIWELDDGTLEVQQYTVHRDFNHWVASLGFTARDNRVDEEYGVVLAFTLKDFPSASLPLSLDAQ
- a CDS encoding TIGR01777 family oxidoreductase, coding for MADEKRTVGIVGASGFIGGEVARQASALGWRVVGFSRSPQEPGDGINEWRKWSEVPDLSGLRVVVNLAGEPVDQRWTESAKRRFHESRVGVTEILTRAMLTSPVPVLINGSAVGFYGDRGDEVLDESAAAGDGYLADLCREWESAADAAPDATRVVKLRTGVVLGSGGAAWKKMRTVFGFGLGGRFGDGRQWMPWIHVADLAGGIVHLLDADLDGSVNGSAPEPERNAEFTRKLASALNRPAFFHAPAWGLKLGLGDFASALLASQRAVPNALLRSGFRFRYPTLESALAELV